In the genome of Streptomyces fagopyri, the window AGCACGGACCGGCGGCGACCTCCACGCTGGACGCGCTGTGGGTGCTCTACGACCGGGTGCTGCGGGTCACTCCCGGGCGGCTGGACGATCCGGGGCGGGACCGGTTCCTGCTCTCCAAGGGACACGGGCCGATGGCGTACTACGCGGTGCTCGCGGCCAAGGGCTTCCTGCCCGTCGAGTGGCTGCCGGGTTTCGGCTCCTACGACTCGCCTCTCGGGCACCACCCCGACCGGGTGCTGGTCCCGGGCGCCGAGATCGGCAGCGGATCGCTCGGACACGGACTGCCGATCGCCGTCGGCACCGCACTGGGTCTGCGCGCGCGGGGGCTCGACGAGCCGCGTGTCTGGGTGCTGACCGGCGACGCGGAGCTGGACGAGGGCAGCAATCACGAGGCGATCGCGTACGCCGGGCCCGCCGGGCTCGACCGGCTGCACACCGTCGTGATCGACAACTCCTCGGCCAGTCACGGCAGGCCCGGTGGTATCGCCGCCCGGTTCGAGGCAGCGGGATGGTCCGCCCTGTCCGTCGACGGCCGCGACCACGAGGCGCTGTACGCCGCCTTCACCGCGCCTCATCCGGGGCGGCCGCACGTCGTCGTCGCCCGGGTCGAGCCGAAGGCCGCCTGAGCCGCCGTCCCGCGCGCACCGGAGCCGTCACCACCCGTCCCGCCACCCGCCGGTCCCCTCGCCACCCGCCCGTCGCCACGGGGACCGTCGTCGTTGGTTCATCCCGCACGCCGTCGAAAGGACCACCCCCATGGACACCATGCGTGACCGTTTCGCCCCCGTCGTCTCCCGGCTCCTCGACGAGGACCCGCGGGTCGCGGTCGTACTGGCCGAGATCGGCAAGGACGGCTTCGCGGAGGCCATGGCCAGGCATCCGGAGCGGGTGATCAACGTCGGCATCCGTGAACAGCTCCTCGTCGGAGCGGGCGCGGGCCTGGCGCTCACCGGACTGCGGCCCGTCCTGCACACCTTCGCCAGTTTCCTCGTCGAGCGTCCCTTCGAACAGGTGAAGCTCGACCTCGGTCATCAGGACGTGGGTGCGGTACTGGTCAGCGCCGCCGCGTCCTTCGACTGGCCCGCCGGGGGCTTCACCCACATGGCACCCGGCGACGTGGCACTGCTCGACACCCTGGACGGCTGGACCGTACACGTCCCGGGGCACCCCGACGAGGCCGAGACCCTGCTGCGGCACGCGGTCGCCGCCGGCGACGACAAGGTGTACGTGCGGCTGTCGACGCAGTCCAACGCGCGGGGCCGCGCGGTCGACGGGGTACGGACGCACACGGTCCGCGAGGGGCGCGGCGGCGTGGTCGTCGCCGTCGGGCCGATGCTCGACGCGGTGCTCGACGCGACGGAGACGCTCGATGTCACCGTGCTGTACGCCACCACCGTCCGGCCGTTCGACGCGGCGGCGCTGCGCCGCGCCACGGAGGCCGCGGGCACCGGCGTCGTCCTCGTCGAGCCCTGCCTGGCGGGCACGTCCACGGCCGCCGCGGGCGACGCGCTCGCCGACGTACCCCACCGCGTGCTCGGCCTCGGCGTCGGCCGCCGCGAGCTGCGCAAGTACGGAACCACCGACGAGCACCTGACCGCGCACGGCCTCGACGCGGGGTCCCTGCGGGAGCGGATCGGCGGTTTCCTGCGGGCTCCGGGGGACGCCTGACCGCGGCGTCGGCGACCTGGGCCACGCTTTCCCGGCGTCCCGGGCTGATCCGGTCCGGCCCGTTCCGGTCCGTTCCGGTCCGTTCCGGTCCGGGACGAGAGCGACCCGGGGTCACGGGCACTCCCGGGGGCACGTGGCCGGTGAGGCTTTGTCAGTGGTCAGGGGTCAGGGGGGCCGGGTCGCGCCGGGCGGCGTGCTGCCGGGGCCGTACGCGTCGGCGGTACCGCCCGGTCGACGCGCGGCAGGTCGCGGACGGCGGGCACCAGGAGCAGGGACGTGCAGACGAACAGGGTCATCACTCCGGCCACGAGGAGGACGTTGTCGGCGCCGAGGACCGACGCGGCGGGCCCCGCCAGCGCCTGACCGAAGGGCATCATCGCCAGGGACCCCGCGACGTCGTAGGCGTGGATGCGGTTGAGGACGTCGGGGGCGACCTGGGTCTGCACGCTGGTCGCCCACATCACGCCCCAGAACGACATGCCCGCACCCGCGATGACCGCTCCGGCCGACATGGCCGGGACTCCGAGGCGCGCGCCGACGGACGCGGGGAAGCACGCGAAGGCGAACAGGGCGATCGAGCCGGCCCGCAGCATGCGGCGGGGGCGCAGCCGCAGGGCCAGCAGGCCGCCGATGACGGTTCCGGCGCCGAGCGCCGAGTTGACCAGACCGTAGGCCCCCGCGCCGTACCGCTGGACCACCTCCGTGGCCACCAGCGGGACGGTGGGACCCGAGATGAAGAGCATGTACACGCACCAGATGACGATGACCGCCCACAGCCAGGTCCTCGCCCTGAACTCCCGCCAGCCCACGACGAGATCGGCTCGGAAGCTGCCACCGTGCGGACGGCTCCCGGGCGCGGCCGGGGGGAGGCGGAGCAGGAGCAGGCACAGGGCGCTCAGCGCGTACGTCGCCGCGTGCGCCGCGAAGACCCCGCCGGCCGAGGAGAACGCGACCAGCAGTCCGGCGAGGGCGGGGCCCGCGAGCTGCGCGGAGGACTCCGCGATCCGGATCGCACCGTTCGCCCCCTGCACGTCGGCCGCCAGGCGCGGCACCGTGCTGGCGACGCCCGGCTGGAAGACGGCTCCGGCCGCGCCGTTGACCGCGCCGATCGCGCAGATCTGCCAGAGGAGCACATGGCCGGTGAAGAAGAGCCCCGCGGCGAGGGCCTGGGTGACCAGGCGTACGAGGTCGGCCCCGATCATCAGCTTGCGCGTGCTGAACCGGTCGGCGATGACGCCGCCGAAGATCACCAGCCCGGCGAACGGGGCGGCGGACGCGGCCATCGCGAGGCCGATGGCTCCCGCCCCGTAACCGTGCTGGAGCAGTCCGGCGGCGAGTGCCACCGGGAGCATCGTGTCGCCGAGCCGGGCGAGGGCGCGCGCGACGAAGAACAGCGCGAAGTCCCGGGACCAGACCGGCGCGAGGCCGGCCGCGGCGGCGGGACGGTTGCCACCGGGGATCTTCGCCGGGGGCGAACCCGGAGGCACGAGCGGGTCGACGTCCCGGTCCTGCGCGCCCGGGAAGTCGTCGGCGCCCAAATCCCCGGTGGGTCCCAGGCCCAGCGAGCCGGTCGCGGGGGCCGACGCGCGTCCGTCCGATGGCACCGCACCGTCCGCGCACACCACCCCGGCACACGCCTCGGCCGCGGGACTCCCCGCCGCCCGGTCCCGCGTCATCGACCCCCCGATGGTGAGGTCCCCGCGGTTCGGAGCCTCGTGCTCCATGGGTATCCCATGGCCCAGCGGCATCTCGTGGCCCATGGACATCTCGTGGTTCATGGGTATCTCGTGGTTCATGGGTATCTCGCGGCCCGGCGGCATCTCGTGGCCCATCCGTGTGCCGTGGGCATCGGGCATCCCGTGGCCCATCGGTGCGCCGTCGCTCATCGGTGTCCCGGCGGCCGTCGCCATGCCGTGGCCCGTCGGTTCCTCGTGGCCGGTCGGCCCGGGTCGGGGACCTTCGCCGGCGGGTCTCCGGCGCGTCCCCCGGCTGTCGCCCCGCACCGGATCCTTCGCGTTCTCCGCGTTCTCCCCGTTGTCCCCGTTGTCCCCGTTGTCCGCGTTCTCGCCGGCCGGCGATCCGGACCGCGACGGCTCACCGCTTGGTGACGTCCCCTGCATCCCGCCCGTGCCCCTCGCCTGCCGTCGCCCCGCGGCTCCCCCCGCGAACCGGGCGTCCCTGCCGCCGCTCCGGCACCCGGATCATGTCACGCGGGCGCACTTCGCGACCGAGGGATTTTCACTGGTCCGCGGGGAGCCCCAACGCCGGGTGGGAGTCGAGCAGTCGGGGCGGAGCGGCCTGCCGCCAGGAGTCGGCGAGGATGTCACGGAGTTCGGCGTCGTCCTCCAGGGCCGCGAGCCGGACCCGGACCCAGGCGAAGCCCGCCTCGTGGTCGGCGATCCAGAACTTCCGGGGCTCGGCCAGGGCGAGTTCGTCGCGCTCCTCCTTGGGGCAGCGCACGGCGATGGAGGTCTCCTCCTCGGGCAGGGTGGCGAACATCTTCCCCGCGACCCGGAAGGTGGGCATGCTCCACGCGGTCTTCTCCGTGGTGTCCGGCAGGGACAGGGCGATCCGGCGTACGTCTTCGGCGTTCGGCGACATGGGAGGCACGGTAGCCAATGGCACCGACACACCGGCGCTGACCTGGGCCGACCTCTCCCGGCTCACGCGGACCTGAACCGACTGACGCGGACCTGCGCGATCGGAGGGACGGCCGGCGAGGGTCGGCCCGCCCTGGTCCGGGAGGGGCCGGCGCGGTATCTCACGGAGCCGCGGCGGCGGCTCCCACCCGCTTGTAGAAGATCGTCGTCGGGCGCAGCACTCCCGTGGGAGTCGTCGCGTAGTCGGGTATCGCCCCGAGAGGGGTCCAGCCCGCGGACAGGTACAGGGTCTCGGCGGGGCTGCCCGTCTCCGTGTCCAGGTGCAGGAGGGTGACCCCGGCCTCGGCTGCCGCGCGCTCGGCGGTGGTCAGCAGTGCGCGGCCGACTCCTCTCCCCCTTCCGTCCGGGTGCACCATCAGTTTCACCAGCTCGGCACGGTGGCGGCTGTTGGGTTTGTCCGCAAAGGCCAGGCCGATCGTGCCGAGCACGCGGTCCGCGCCGCGAGCCACCCACACCGCGAGGTGGCCGGCCGACACCCCGGCCGCACGCCCCTCCCACCAGGCCGCGGCCGACGCGCGGTCGAGCGGCGCGAGGAAGCCGACCGAGGCCCCGCCGTCCACGGTGTCGGCCAGAAGGCCGGCCAACTCCTCAGCGTGGGCGAGGACTTCGGCCGCGCTCAGTCGGGAGACCGCGGTCACGGGCCCACCACCACCAGCGCGTACCGCACGTCCTGCGGGCCCGGGCAGCGGAAGCGGGTCGGGCCCCACACCCGCAGCCGGAGACAGTCACCGGCGCCGAGGTGGTGCCCGACGTCCCGCGCCGTCACCTCCAGCGCCCCGTCGAGCACCCAGATGTGCTGCTCCAGTCCGGGCACGGGAGGCCGGTCGTAGGCGATGTCGGCACCGGCCGCGAGCCGTCCCTCGACGAGTTCGCCGCGCAGCCCGGTGTGCGGCGGGGACACCGACCGCCGTACGAAGCCGGAGGCGTCGTCCCTCCAGACCGACTGGTCGGCCGCCCGCACCAGCCCGGCGGGTTCCGTCTCGACCTCACTGAGCAGCTGCGACATGGTCCGCCCGTACACGGCGCACAGGCGGTTCAGGAGCGAGGCCGTGGGGCTGATCTCGGCGCGCTCGGCCCGGGACAGGGTGGACCGGCTGACCCCGCTGTGTTCCGCGAGTTCCGCCAGCGACCACCCCCTTTCGGCCCGCAGCTCGCCGAGCCGGACCCCCAGGCGTACGTCGACGGCGTCCCGCACCTCGATTCCCATATTCGGGATGTTATCCCAGATACGAAACAGGAAGAACGCCGGACCGACAGCGGGACCAGGAGCGGTAGCCGTA includes:
- a CDS encoding MmcQ/YjbR family DNA-binding protein, with the protein product MSPNAEDVRRIALSLPDTTEKTAWSMPTFRVAGKMFATLPEEETSIAVRCPKEERDELALAEPRKFWIADHEAGFAWVRVRLAALEDDAELRDILADSWRQAAPPRLLDSHPALGLPADQ
- a CDS encoding thiamine pyrophosphate-dependent enzyme — translated: MTITTERHRGHRDLPRLMGLMTGDEKHGPAATSTLDALWVLYDRVLRVTPGRLDDPGRDRFLLSKGHGPMAYYAVLAAKGFLPVEWLPGFGSYDSPLGHHPDRVLVPGAEIGSGSLGHGLPIAVGTALGLRARGLDEPRVWVLTGDAELDEGSNHEAIAYAGPAGLDRLHTVVIDNSSASHGRPGGIAARFEAAGWSALSVDGRDHEALYAAFTAPHPGRPHVVVARVEPKAA
- a CDS encoding helix-turn-helix domain-containing protein; its protein translation is MGIEVRDAVDVRLGVRLGELRAERGWSLAELAEHSGVSRSTLSRAERAEISPTASLLNRLCAVYGRTMSQLLSEVETEPAGLVRAADQSVWRDDASGFVRRSVSPPHTGLRGELVEGRLAAGADIAYDRPPVPGLEQHIWVLDGALEVTARDVGHHLGAGDCLRLRVWGPTRFRCPGPQDVRYALVVVGP
- a CDS encoding GNAT family N-acetyltransferase, giving the protein MTAVSRLSAAEVLAHAEELAGLLADTVDGGASVGFLAPLDRASAAAWWEGRAAGVSAGHLAVWVARGADRVLGTIGLAFADKPNSRHRAELVKLMVHPDGRGRGVGRALLTTAERAAAEAGVTLLHLDTETGSPAETLYLSAGWTPLGAIPDYATTPTGVLRPTTIFYKRVGAAAAAP
- a CDS encoding transketolase family protein, with the translated sequence MDTMRDRFAPVVSRLLDEDPRVAVVLAEIGKDGFAEAMARHPERVINVGIREQLLVGAGAGLALTGLRPVLHTFASFLVERPFEQVKLDLGHQDVGAVLVSAAASFDWPAGGFTHMAPGDVALLDTLDGWTVHVPGHPDEAETLLRHAVAAGDDKVYVRLSTQSNARGRAVDGVRTHTVREGRGGVVVAVGPMLDAVLDATETLDVTVLYATTVRPFDAAALRRATEAAGTGVVLVEPCLAGTSTAAAGDALADVPHRVLGLGVGRRELRKYGTTDEHLTAHGLDAGSLRERIGGFLRAPGDA
- a CDS encoding MFS transporter, with protein sequence MPGGNRPAAAAGLAPVWSRDFALFFVARALARLGDTMLPVALAAGLLQHGYGAGAIGLAMAASAAPFAGLVIFGGVIADRFSTRKLMIGADLVRLVTQALAAGLFFTGHVLLWQICAIGAVNGAAGAVFQPGVASTVPRLAADVQGANGAIRIAESSAQLAGPALAGLLVAFSSAGGVFAAHAATYALSALCLLLLRLPPAAPGSRPHGGSFRADLVVGWREFRARTWLWAVIVIWCVYMLFISGPTVPLVATEVVQRYGAGAYGLVNSALGAGTVIGGLLALRLRPRRMLRAGSIALFAFACFPASVGARLGVPAMSAGAVIAGAGMSFWGVMWATSVQTQVAPDVLNRIHAYDVAGSLAMMPFGQALAGPAASVLGADNVLLVAGVMTLFVCTSLLLVPAVRDLPRVDRAVPPTRTAPAARRPARPGPPDP